The Huiozyma naganishii CBS 8797 chromosome 1, complete genome genome window below encodes:
- the MNN9 gene encoding mannosyltransferase complex subunit MNN9 (similar to Saccharomyces cerevisiae MNN9 (YPL050C); ancestral locus Anc_8.500) → MVSLGLFLYRVRKHPLVAIMVPAATLIFVILLLVNRDRNILGIDASSLVNHKWAHELEKTWYFPFTKNFKMPKYSYKEQHNWLFNDHVDDIIPENHIAHYDLNKLHSTKQAAVNKERVLILTPMQTFHEQYWDNILHMTYPRELIELGFIAPRTPTGDAALKKLEAAIKKIQSGKKNERFAKIIILRQESQSFDMLAEKDRHALAVQKQRRSAMALARNELLFSTLGPHTSWVLWLDADIVETPPTVIQDLAAHDKPVLAANVYQRFFNDELSKADIRPYDFNNWQESETGLELANSLPADEIIVEGYAEMATFRPLMAHFFDESKPVSEEMALDGVGGGCTLVKAEVHRDGAMFPNFPFYHLIETEGFAKMAKRLGYEVFGLPNYLVYHIEEFNK, encoded by the coding sequence ATGGTGTCTCTTGGGCTGTTTTTGTACCGGGTGCGGAAGCACCCCCTCGTGGCCATCATGGTGCCAGCGGCCACGCTGATCTTTGTCATTTTGCTGCTGGTCAACAGGGACAGGAACATCCTGGGGATTGACGCGTCCAGTTTGGTCAATCACAAGTGGGCACATGAGCTGGAGAAGACGTGGTACTTTCCCTTCACGAAAAACTTCAAGATGCCGAAGTACTCATACAAGGAGCAGCACAACTGGCTGTTCAACGACCATGTGGACGACATCATCCCGGAGAACCACATCGCACACTAcgacttgaacaagttaCACTCGACGAAGCAGGCCGCGGTTAACAAGGAGCGCGTGTTGATCTTGACGCCGATGCAAACCTTCCACGAGCAGTACTGGGATAACATCTTGCACATGACGTACCCGCGGGAGTTGATCGAGTTGGGGTTCATCGCGCCACGGACGCCGACTGGTGACGCggcgttgaagaaacttgaGGCCGCCATCAAGAAGATCCAATCgggcaagaagaacgagcGGTTTGCCAAGATCATCATCCTGAGACAGGAGTCGCAGAGTTTCGATATGTTGGCGGAGAAGGATAGGCATGCGCTTGCGGTTCAGAAGCAGCGGCGGTCCGCGATGGCGCTTGCGAGAAACGAGCTTCTGTTCTCCACGCTGGGCCCACACACGTCGTGGGTCCTTTGGTTGGATGCGGACATTGTTGAGACACCACCAACGGTGATTCAGGACCTGGCCGCACACGACAAGCCCGTGCTTGCTGCGAACGTGTACCAGAGGTTCTTTAACGACGAATTGAGCAAGGCAGATATCAGACCATACGACTTCAACAACTGGCAAGAGAGTGAGACGGGGCTTGAGTTGGCAAACTCGCTGCCGGCAGATGAGATTATCGTCGAAGGGTACGCGGAGATGGCGACATTCCGGCCACTGATGGCACACTTCTTCGACGAATCCAAGCCTGTGTCCGAGGAGATGGCGCTGGATGGTGTAGGTGGCGGGTGTACGTTGGTCAAAGCGGAGGTTCACCGTGACGGTGCCATGTTCCCCAATTTCCCCTTCTACCACCTCATCGAGACGGAAGGGTTTGCCAAGATGGCGAAGAGACTGGGCTACGAGGTGTTTGGACTGCCAAACTACTTAGTATACCATATCGAGGAGTTCAATAAATAG
- the ARL3 gene encoding Arf family GTPase ARL3 (similar to Saccharomyces cerevisiae ARL3 (YPL051W); ancestral locus Anc_8.502) has translation MFHLAKGLYHNWTRREQYSVLILGLDNAGKTTYLETLKRTYSLHSKPLDKIVPTVGQNVAMIPVDNGRKVLKFWDVGGQEALRNMWSEYYSQCHAIVFVVDSTDSSRIDEWERTLTSIMMDDDVEGVPVLMLANKQDRPDRIEIQDIKEIFNQIAEHLSARDSRVLPVSALNGDGIKDSMEWLTVRLDRNKKGRPPILK, from the coding sequence ATGTTCCACTTGGCGAAGGGGCTGTACCACAATTGGACTCGCAGGGAACAGTACTCCGTGCTGATTCTTGGGCTGGACAACGCGGGGAAGACGACGTACTTGGAGACTCTGAAGAGGACGTACAGTTTGCACTCGAAACCGCTCGATAAGATTGTCCCGACCGTCGGGCAGAACGTCGCGATGATCCCCGTGGACAATGGGCGCAAAGTGCTCAAGTTCTGGGATGTTGGAGGACAGGAGGCCCTCCGGAACATGTGGTCCGAGTACTACTCGCAGTGCCACGCCATCGTGTTCGTCGTCGACAGCACGGATAGCTCCAGAATAGACGAGTGGGAGCGCACGCTCACGTCCATCATGATGGATGACGACGTGGAGGGTGTCCCCGTGCTCATGCTCGCCAACAAGCAGGACCGACCGGACAGGATCGAAATCCAGGACATAAAGGAGATCTTCAACCAGATCGCAGAACACCTCAGCGCAAGGGACAGCAGGGTGCTCCCCGTCAGCGCACTCAACGGCGACGGGATCAAGGACTCCATGGAGTGGCTCACAGTGAGGCTGGACAGGAACAAAAAGGGCAGACCGCCAATCCTCAAGTAA
- the PDR12 gene encoding ATP-binding cassette multidrug transporter PDR12 (similar to Saccharomyces cerevisiae PDR12 (YPL058C); ancestral locus Anc_8.517) has product MSSLEDKDVSSKSNGDDLHSYAESIQSFENSPDEQLNVTAQLTKSISKILSNDVGAHRLESLAKVISTKTKREMDSFEVNELDFDLRALLNYLRSRQLEQGIEPGDSGVAFKNVTSVGVDASAAFGPSVEEMARDIVTWPARLVRKLRKQKGTPVRNIIQNCTGVVESGEMLFVVGRPGAGCSTLLKTLSGETDNFVSVEGEFSYDGLDQQEMMKNYKGYVIYCPELDFHFPKITVKETIDFALKCKTPRVRIDNMTRKEYVDNIRDMWCTVFGLRHTYATKVGNDFVRGVSGGERKRVSLVEAQAMGASIYSWDNATRGLDASTALEFAQAIRTATNMVNNSAIVAIYQAGENIYQLFDKATVLYNGKQIFFGHADKAVDYFQRMGWVKPNRMTSAEFLTSVTVDFENRTLDIKPGYEDKVPKSGAEFEQYWLQSPEYQQVLQEYDEYVARHHPEETRDRMQVAKKQRLQAGQRQNSQYTVNYWTQVYYCMIRGFQRVKGDSTYTKVYLSSFLIKGLVVGSMFHKIDDKSQSTTKGAYSRGGLLFYVLLFASVTSLAEIGNSFANRPIVVKHKSYSMYHISAESLQEIITEFPTKFVAILILSLVTYWIPVLKYQAGAFFQYLLYLLTVQQCTSFIFKFVATLTTDGVTAHALGGLWVLILCIYTGFVLPIGEMHHWIKWIHFLDPLTYAFESLMATEFHGRQMKCSNMVPNGPGYEGVALMNQICDTAGAVKGTLFVSGDAYIDKMYHFAYKHVWRNWGVNIVWTFGYIVANVLLSEFLKPLQGGGDLLLYKRGHMPELGTENVDAKTASREEMMEALNGPSVDLEKVIAEKDVFTWNNLDYTIPYDGATRKLLSDVFGYVKPGKMTALMGESGAGKTTLLNVLAQRINMGVITGDMLVNGKDLPASFNRSCGYVAQADNHMAELSVRESLRFAAALRQPSSVPLEEKYEYVEKIIMLLGMQNYAEALVGKTGRGLNVEQRKKLSIGVELVAKPSLLLFLDEPTSGLDSQSAWSIVQFMRALADSGQSILCTIHQPSATLFEQFDRLLLLKKGGKMVYFGDIGENSRSLLNYFERQSGVKCGISENPAEYILDCIGAGATATAAADWHDLWLASPECAAARAEVEELHRTLPSKPVSDDPELATTFAASFLTQMKWVLHRTNLQFWRSPVYIRAKFMECASCALFIGLSYIRVNNSVGGASLAFSSTFMILIISLAMINQLHVFAHDSRDLYEVREAASNTFHWSVLLLSHTTIETMWSMTCQFVCWFCYYWPAGYSGRAPQAGYFFFFYVLVFPIYFVTYGLWILYMSPDVPSASMINSNLFAAMLLFCGILQLKDMSPRFWIFMYRLSPLTYVVQSLVAPAVHNKHVRCGPNEFLTMDPPQGEDCQSYLSQYMSINGGYLENANATANCNYCPYTFQDQVVEKFDVKWQYRWRNFGFMWAYICFNITAMLACYYIMRVKVWSLKSVLDFKKWFNGPRKERHEKESGVFKATEQDKQNVTKG; this is encoded by the coding sequence atgTCATCTCTGGAGGATAAAGACGTCTCGTCGAAATCTAACGGCGATGACTTGCACTCGTACGCGGAGTCGATCCAATCGTTCGAAAACTCACCGGATGAACAACTTAACGTCACTGCACAGCTCACTAAATCCATTTCTAAGATCCTGTCCAATGACGTCGGGGCTCACAGACTGGAGTCCCTAGCAAAAGTCATCTCAACAAAGACTAAACGTGAGATGGATTCCTTTGAGGTCAACGAGTTGGATTTCGACCTTAGGGCACTGCTGAACTACTTACGTTCGAGACAACTAGAACAGGGGATCGAGCCCGGGGATTCAGGTGTCGCGTTCAAAAATGTTACCTCTGTCGGGGTGGACGCCTCGGCTGCGTTCGGACCCTCCGTCGAGGAAATGGCTAGAGATATCGTCACTTGGCCCGCTAGATTGGTCCGCAAGCTCAGGAAACAGAAGGGCACGCCAGTGAGGAACATTATCCAGAACTGTACTGGGGTAGTCGAATCTGGTGAGATGCTTTTCGTCGTCGGCAGACCCGGTGCAGGTTGTTCCACTTTGCTAAAGACTCTCTCTGGTGAAACTGACAATTTCGTCTCTGTCGAGGGGGAATTCAGTTACGATGGACTTGACCAACAggagatgatgaagaactACAAGGGTTACGTCATTTACTGCCCGGAATTGGACTTTCATTTCCCCAAGATCACTGTCAAGGAGACTATAGATTTCGCCCTAAAATGTAAGACACCAAGAGTCAGAATCGATAACATGACTAGAAAAGAATACGTCGATAACATCAGGGACATGTGGTGTACTGTCTTTGGTCTTCGCCACACGTACGCGACAAAAGTCGGGAACGATTTCGTAAGAGGTGTCTCCGGTGgggagagaaagagagtcTCCCTTGTCGAGGCACAGGCTATGGGTGCGTCGATTTACTCTTGGGATAACGCCACTAGAGGGCTTGACGCCTCGACTGCTTTGGAGTTTGCACAGGCTATCAGAACCGCAACTAACATGGTCAATAACTCTGCTATCGTCGCTATTTACCAAGCTGGGGAAAACATCTACCAATTGTTCGACAAAGCTACCGTCCTCTACAACGGTAAACAGATCTTTTTTGGTCACGCAGACAAGGCGGTCGAttactttcaaagaatggGGTGGGTTAAACCAAACAGAATGACCTCCGCGGAGTTCTTGACCTCAGTCACTGTCGACTTCGAAAACAGAACTTTGGACATCAAACCGGGCTACGAGGATAAAGTCCCCAAATCGGGAGCTGAGTTCGAACAATACTGGTTACAATCCCCAGAGTACCAACAGGTCTTACAAGAATACGACGAATACGTCGCGAGACACCATCCAGAGGAGACTAGAGATAGAATGCAGGTCGCcaaaaaacagagactGCAAGCTGGGCAACGCCAGAACTCACAGTACACGGTCAACTACTGGACACAGGTCTACTACTGTATGATCCGTGGGTTCCAAAGAGTGAAGGGTGACTCAACTTACACCAAAGTTTACCTCTCCTCTTTCTTGATCAAGGGTCTCGTCGTCGGTTCCATGTTCCACAAAATTGACGACAAAAGTCAGTCCACTACAAAGGGTGCATACTCTCGTGGTGGGTTGCTATTCTACGTTTTGCTTTTCGCCTCCGTGACATCGCTAGCTGAAATCGGTAACTCCTTCGCCAATAGACCAATTGTCGTGAAGCACAAATCCTATTCGATGTACCACATCTCTGCAGAGTCCCTGCAAGAAATTATCACCGAGTTCCCCACTAAATTCGTCGCCATTTTGATTCTGTCGCTAGTCACCTACTGGATCCCAGTTTTGAAGTACCAAGCTGGGGCATTCTTCCAGTACCTGCTTTACCTGTTAACTGTCCAACAATGTACctccttcatcttcaaatttgtcGCTACGCTAACCACTGACGGTGTCACGGCACACGCACTAGGTGGCCTATGGGTTTTGATCCTTTGTATTTACACCGGGTTTGTGTTGCCCATTGGTGAAATGCACCACTGGATCAAGTGGATTCATTTCTTGGACCCATTGACTTACGCCTTTGAGAGCTTGATGGCTACAGAATTCCATGGGAGACAAATGAAGTGCAGCAACATGGTCCCCAATGGACCCGGGTACGAAGGTGTCGCCCTCATGAACCAAATCTGTGATACTGCCGGTGCTGTCAAGGGTACCTTGTTTGTCTCCGGTGACGCTTACATTGATAAGATGTACCATTTCGCTTACAAACATGTCTGGAGAAACTGGGGGGTAAACATCGTCTGGACCTTTGGTTACATTGTCGCTAACGTTCTGCTTtctgaatttttgaaaccaTTGCAAGGTGGTGGTGATTTGCTGCTTTACAAGAGGGGACACATGCCTGAATTGGGTACCGAAAACGTCGATGCTAAGACTGCCTCCAGAGAGGAAATGATGGAAGCGCTGAACGGTCCAAGTGTGGACTTGGAGAAAGTCATCGCAGAAAAGGACGTGTTCACTTGGAATAACTTGGACTACACAATCCCATACGATGGTGCAACAAGAAAATTGCTATCTGACGTCTTTGGGTACGTGAAACCTGGTAAGATGACTGCTTTGATGGGTGAatctggtgctggtaagACTACTCTGCTAAACGTTTTGGCTCAAAGAATCAACATGGGTGTGATCACGGGTGATATGCTTGTCAATGGTAAGGATCTTCCAGcctccttcaacagatCATGTGGGTACGTCGCTCAGGCTGATAACCATATGGCCGAACTTTCCGTTAGAGAATCTTTGAGATTCGCCGCTGCTTTGAGACAACCAAGTTCCGTCCCACTAGAGGAAAAATACGAGTACGTGGAGAAGATTATCATGCTGCTAGGTATGCAAAACTACGCTGAGGCTTTGGTTGGTAAAACAGGAAGAGGTCTTAATGTTgaacaaagaaagaagTTGTCTATTGGTGTCGAACTTGTGGCCAAACCTTCTTTACTGTTGTTTTTGGACGAACCTACATCCGGTCTGGATTCCCAATCCGCTTGGTCTATTGTGCAATTCATGAGAGCGTTGGCCGACTCTGGTCAATCCATCCTGTGTACCATTCATCAACCTTCGGCCACCCTATTCGAACAGTTTGACAGATTGCTTCtattgaagaaaggtgGTAAAATGGTCTACTTCGGTGACATTGGTGAAAACTCTCGCTCCTTGTTGAATTATTTCGAACGTCAATCTGGTGTCAAATGTGGTATCTCAGAGAATCCTGCTGAATACATTTTGGATTGTATCGGTGCTGGTGCTACTGCTacggctgctgctgactGGCATGATCTATGGTTGGCGTCTCCTGAATGTGCTGCTGCTAGGGCTGAGGTCGAAGAATTACACCGTACACTGCCAAGCAAACCTGTTAGCGATGATCCTGAACTAGCTACTACTTTTGCTGCCTCGTTCTTGACTCAAATGAAATGGGTTCTGCACAGAACCAACTTACAGTTTTGGAGGTCCCCTGTCTACATTAGAGCAAAGTTCATGGAATGTGCTTCCTGTGCGCTGTTCATTGGTTTATCGTACATTAGAGTCAACAACTCTGTTGGTGGTGCTTCGCTTGCGTTCTCTTCCACTTTCATGATTCTGATTATTTCTTTGGCTATGATTAACCAGCTGCATGTTTTCGCTCACGATTCTAGAGATCTTTACGAGGTTAGAGAAGCCGCCTCCAATACTTTCCATTGGAGTGTTTTGTTGCTATCTCATACTACGATTGAAACTATGTGGTCAATGACTTGTCAATTTGTCTGTTGGTTCTGCTACTATTGGCCCGCAGGATATAGCGGTCGTGCTCCTCAGGCTgggtacttcttcttcttctacgTTCTGGTTTTCCCTATTTACTTCGTCACCTACGGTCTATGGATTCTGTACATGTCCCCAGATGTTCCATCTGCATCTATGATCAACTCCAACCTGTTTGCTGCCATGTTGCTATTCTGTGGTATTTTACAATTGAAGGACATGTCTCCTCGTTTCTGGATTTTCATGTACCGTTTGTCGCCACTAACGTACGTCGTCCAATCCTTGGTTGCTCCAGCGGTCCACAATAAGCATGTCAGATGCGGGCCCAACGAATTCCTAACGATGGATCCTCCACAGGGAGAAGACTGCCAGTCATATCTGTCACAATACATGAGTATCAACGGCGGGTATCTAGAAAATGCAAACGCCACTGCGAACTGTAACTACTGCCCATACACTTTCCAAGACCAAGTTGTCGAGAAATTCGACGTGAAATGGCAATACAGATGGAGAAACTTCGGTTTTATGTGGGCGTACATTTGTTTCAATATTACTGCGATGTTGGCTTGTTACTACATCATGAGAGTCAAGGTTTGGAGCTTGAAGTCTGTTTTGGACTTTAAGAAATGGTTCAATGGtccaagaaaagaaagacaCGAAAAGGAGAGTGGTGTTTTCAAAGCCACCGAACAGGACAAGCAAAACGTTACTAAAGGGTAA
- the SUR1 gene encoding mannosylinositol phosphorylceramide synthase catalytic subunit SUR1 (similar to Saccharomyces cerevisiae CSH1 (YBR161W) and SUR1 (YPL057C); ancestral locus Anc_8.514), which yields MRKELKFLLLANLALIVFILEYTFDLFMLITDDTSEEAIPYADIATNHIPQGQMIIPKIIHQTYKTEDIPKHWVHGQQRCKDLHPDYEYILWTDEMSHDFIRENFSWFLPTFENYKFPIQRADAIRYFVLLTYGGVYIDLDDVCERPLDPLLKYPVFVRKTSPLGVSNDVMGTIPHHPFFLKAINSLNHYNKNWFAPYFTIMGSTGPVFISVVWKQYKRWHKIKYDNVTSYVHSNESVRVLQPDDYKTSAHAFFSISKGSSWHLDDADFIKSFQTHILSCVVAGFIFGFFILYFEYSVYCLLCAKKNIINSWQQAWQELVKRVSRWRQQDLSTTASYDRGAGHSLKNFQRRLRKDSNNLLRLHILDLEKNGASPKPEHDTTPT from the coding sequence ATGAGGAAGGAATTGAAGTTCTTGCTGCTGGCCAATTTGGCCCTGATAGTGTTTATACTGGAGTACACTTTCGACTTGTTCATGCTTATCACGGACGACACCTCGGAGGAGGCGATTCCGTATGCGGATATCGCTACGAACCATATCCCCCAGGGACAGATGATAATACCAAAGATTATCCACCAGACTTACAAGACCGAGGATATCCCGAAACACTGGGTGCATGGGCAACAGAGGTGCAAGGACTTGCATCCAGACTACGAGTACATACTGTGGACGGATGAGATGTCGCACGATTTCATCAGGGAAAACTTCAGTTGGTTTCTCCCCACTTTCGAAAATTACAAGTTTCCAATACAGAGGGCTGATGCTATACGGTACTTCGTGTTGCTCACGTACGGTGGGGTGTACATCGACCTGGACGATGTGTGCGAGAGACCCCTGGACCCACTGCTCAAGTACCCGGTGTTTGTCAGGAAAACCTCGCCGCTCGGGGTGTCCAACGACGTCATGGGCACCATACCGCACCACCCTTTCTTCCTCAAGGCGATCAACTCGCTCAACCACTACAACAAGAACTGGTTTGCCCCATATTTCACTATCATGGGGTCCACGGGGCCCGTGTTCATCAGTGTCGTGTGGAAACAGTACAAGAGGTGGCACAAGATCAAGTACGACAATGTGACGAGCTACGTCCACTCGAACGAGTCCGTCAGGGTGCTCCAGCCAGACGACTACAAGACAAGCGCACACgcgttcttctccatctcGAAGGGCTCCTCGTGGCACCTCGACGACGCGGACTTCATAAAGTCCTTCCAGACTCATATCCTATCGTGTGTGGTCGCCGGGTTCATATTCGGGTTCTTCATACTGTACTTCGAGTACTCCGTGTATTGTCTCCTGTGCGCGAAGAAAAACATCATCAACTCGTGGCAACAGGCATGGCAAGAACTGGTCAAGAGAGTGTCCCGCTGGAGACAGCAGGACTTGTCCACCACCGCGAGTTACGACCGCGGCGCCGGCCACTCCCTCAAGAACTTCCAACGGAGACTCAGGAAGGATTCCAATAACCTCCTACGGCTGCACATACTCGACCTAGAGAAGAACGGCGCCAGCCCGAAGCCCGAACACGACACCACACCAACCTAG
- the LGE1 gene encoding Lge1p (similar to Saccharomyces cerevisiae LGE1 (YPL055C); ancestral locus Anc_8.511) — MSEEHNRPYNTRPQQHPDRSRYQNTRDTTHGYQGRRGGYHHHHNNNNGAGYYHDQRYPPPSYHYRNDYYYDSQRPAYRGGGYHQQHYSNRYQYRNNDTYYSEPQQPQENYTERVDRAAVNSPPEVNPTQYTLQPVFELTRLSELDGTSDIPPLNDEIDTQLQQLKLRITTTEHELLQLTAQCARDALNVSQTQEKLNALLLS, encoded by the coding sequence ATGTCTGAAGAACACAACCGTCCGTATAACACACGCCCACAACAACACCCGGACCGTAGCAGGTACCAGAACACTCGCGACACGACCCACGGGTACCAAGGCAGACGCGGTGggtaccaccaccaccacaataacaacaacggtGCTGGGTACTACCACGACCAGCGGTACCCTCCACCATCGTACCACTACCGTAACGACTACTACTACGACTCGCAGAGACCGGCGTACCGTGGTGGAGGGTACCACCAGCAACACTACAGCAATCGATACCAATACAGGAACAACGACACTTACTACAGTGAGCCACAACAGCCACAAGAAAATTACACTGAGCGAGTTGACCGCGCAGCGGTCAACTCACCACCGGAGGTAAACCCGACCCAGTACACCCTCCAGCCTGTGTTCGAACTAACAAGACTCTCCGAACTTGACGGCACATCAGACATCCCACCACTAAACGATGAGATCGACACCCAGCTACAACAACTCAAGCTAAGAATCACAACTACAGAGCACgagctgttgcaactgaCCGCGCAGTGCGCACGTGACGCGCTCAACGTCTCGCAGACGCAGGAAAAGCTGAACGCCTTGCTTCTCAGCTGA
- the OAZ1 gene encoding Oaz1p (similar to Saccharomyces cerevisiae OAZ1 (YPL052W); ancestral locus Anc_8.504), translating into MHHTLTKKQNSFVSFVAEDRAIQNLLHDPQNSXXXXXXCWDVILLAESQFLTEQVHSNDNLFKRFRKQYLIQHTACKLATWGKSHPLSSPGPADPTGWRAIADQYVCLHLPLHFHQLIWGKVSQGVLHVTLPESNSPALLHGCKDWLLTLLEWGETVQCAKMRLYVRRAGDAQHCRLLLRNLHWIGAKILQNEDREAVVDTLEEDDLLLTDEHYIILEFDC; encoded by the coding sequence ATGCACCACACTCTTaccaagaaacagaacTCGTTCGTATCCTTCGTCGCAGAAGACAGAGCGATCCAGAACTTACTACACGACCCACAGAACTCCNNNNNNNNNNNNNNNNNNTGCTGGGACGTCATTTTGCTCGCTGAGTCACAGTTCCTCACAGAACAAGTCCACTCCAACGATAACTTGTTCAAACGGTTCAGGAAACAGTATCTTATCCAGCACACTGCATGCAAGTTGGCAACCTGGGGCAAATCACACCCCTTAAGTTCCCCTGGCCCTGCGGACCCAACAGGTTGGAGAGCTATCGCGGATCAGTATGTCTGCCTTCACCTACCCTTACACTTCCACCAACTTATCTGGGGGAAAGTCTCTCAGGGGGTGCTCCACGTCACTCTACCGGAGAGCAACTCCCCAGCATTACTCCACGGGTGCAAAGATTGGTTACTCACGTTGCTAGAGTGGGGGGAGACCGTCCAGTGTGCGAAGATGCGGTTGTACGTGCGTAGAGCGGGGGACGCACAACATTGTCGGTTACTGCTGAGAAACTTGCACTGGATCGGGGCAAAGATCTTGCAGAATGAGGACAGGGAGGCAGTGGTAGATACCCTTGAGGAGGACGACCTCCTCCTCACAGACGAACACTACATCATCCTCGAGTTCGATTGCTGA
- the GRX5 gene encoding monothiol glutaredoxin GRX5 (similar to Saccharomyces cerevisiae GRX5 (YPL059W); ancestral locus Anc_8.519) yields MFLSRAITSRIVCRSPSLLRPTWKAFMSTEIRKAITEAVASAPVVLFMKGTPEFPQCGFSKATINLLGKQGVDPAKFAAYNVLEDPELRTAIKEFSDWPTIPQLYVNNEFVGGCDVITSMAKSGELADVLEEADALVAEDETQDETPEK; encoded by the coding sequence ATGTTTCTCTCTCGTGCCATAACCTCTAGAATAGTATGTCGCTCACCATCTCTACTCCGTCCCACGTGGAAGGCATTCATGAGCACTGAGATCCGTAAGGCAATCACCGAGGCTGTTGCATCGGCGCCCGTGGTTCTATTCATGAAGGGCACTCCAGAATTCCCACAGTGTGGGTTCTCAAAGGCTACTATAAACCTTTTGGGGAAGCAGGGCGTTGACCCAGCCAAATTTGCGGCGTACAATGTATTAGAAGATCCAGAGTTGCGCACGGCCATTAAAGAGTTTTCTGATTGGCCCACGATTCCACAACTGTATGTGAATAACGAATTTGTAGGTGGATGCGATGTTATAACAAGTATGGCGAAATCTGGCGAGCTTGCTGATGTGCTGGAAGAAGCAGACGCGTTAGTGGCGGAAGACGAGACTCAAGACGAAACCCCAGAGAAGTGA